CCACTTGCAGTCCTCTTACTTTGACTGGGATGATGTTGCCCTGCGTCACTTTGCTGAGTTCTTCAAGGAGCAGTCCCATGAGGAACGGGAACACGCTGAGAAACTGATGGAATTCCAGAATAAAcgtggaggcagagtcctccTACAGGATGTCAAGGTTGGCTTCTGTAAACTTTGAAGGTTTTAGTGTTTTTGTGTGAACTCCAATTGACTGGTATCTGTCAATCTGAGCCTCAAGACTGAATAAATGCTATATGAATTGGAGATAGTATTGATGAGCAACAGGCAATTGGGATGATCCAGAATACTGGATGGAGAGAATCCTTCTCATGTAACAATGGTAAACCTATATAACCTCAGCTATCAATCCCAATGCCCCTCAGTGGTAAGAATGAGAATCGCAAGGGGAGGAAGGTTGCAGCATTTCCAAGATGTTTCTATTGGGCTGGTCAAAAGGATCGAAACGGATAGAACAGTAAAGCAAGGAATTACATTAGGATTATATCTTAAAATGTGCTTTCACGGTTTAGTATGCTTCTAAAATTTAAGCTCTGGGAACAGTGAAATCTAAAGGAGTCAGTAAAATCTAATGCTTTGGAATAATGGACTGATCAGATGTAGCCTGTGATCCACCTATCTGAGATGAGCTGGTTTTCTCTCCGACTTTCCTTCCTCCAGAAGCCAGAGCAGGATGAGTGGGGCAATGGTCTGGAGGCAATGCAGAGAGCTCTGCAGATGGAGAAGGATGTGAACCAGAGTCTGCTGGATCTGCACAAACTCTCCTCTGGCCACACGGACCCTCATGTGGGTGCATGGTTTGTTCCTTCAGGCTAATCTTTGTCTCCTCTTCCAgctgtgtgacttcctggagaggcactacttggatgagcaagtgaagatgatcaagaagctgggagatcacatcaccaacctgaagagactgggagcccctgagaatggcctgggagagtacctgtttgacagACTCACCCTGAGCTGAGTGGGATTCAAGAattccatttgttggtcatggtgaCTTCATTCTAGTGGATGACTTTGGTTGTGCTCTGCACAAAATTAAAATAGTGTTCACCATGGAACTGTGACTATTTAGTTTCATTTGGTTCTTGGGTTTTTGATATTGAACATCTGATAATTTAAATCCTTTTCTCTCAACCTTGTTTCGATGATTATCCCAGTAATTTGCTCAGTTTTTATTCTGGTCTGTGGAGAGACTTTTGGAATAAGTGAGCAACTC
The sequence above is a segment of the Chiloscyllium plagiosum isolate BGI_BamShark_2017 unplaced genomic scaffold, ASM401019v2 scaf_48502, whole genome shotgun sequence genome. Coding sequences within it:
- the LOC122546129 gene encoding ferritin heavy chain, oocyte isoform-like, yielding MASQVCQNYHKDCEDAVNKQINLEFYSSYVYLSMSSYFDWDDVALRHFAEFFKEQSHEEREHAEKLMEFQNKRGGRVLLQDVKKPEQDEWGNGLEAMQRALQMEKDVNQSLLDLHKLSSGHTDPHLCDFLERHYLDEQVKMIKKLGDHITNLKRLGAPENGLGEYLFDRLTLS